In Sphingopyxis macrogoltabida, the sequence CGCGATCGCCGAGCACATAGGCGCGCACCGCGCCGTGCGGGACGTGGCACGCGACGTCGACGGTGCGCGGCAGTTTTTCGAGCGCGTCCATATATTCGGGAAAGGTTTCCCAGTCCCACGACATGCCTTCGGCGAGCGCGGTGCCGGGGATATCCTCGACGCCTTCCATCAGCGAAATCAGCCAGTCGTGGCGGTCGGGCTTGGCGGGGGCGAAGCCGACGCCGCAATTGCCCATCACGACGGTGGTGACGCCGTGCCAGCTCGACGGCGCCATCTCGGCATCCCATGTCGCCTGCCCGTCATAATGGGTGTGGACATCGACGAAGCCGGGGGTGACGATCTTGCCGCTGGCGTCGATCTCCTCGCGCCCGGCGCCGAGATTTTCGCCGACCGCGACGATGCGATCACCATCGACGGCGACGTCCGCGACAAAGGGCGCCCCGCCCAACCCATCGACGACGGTGCCGCCGCGAATCACCAGATCATGCATGTCCGCTCTCCCGAATCTTTTGGTAAGATTTTTTCGTTTCGAGGTGAAACCTATCATGGATTCGCGAGATGCCAAGAGCCCTCGGGCCCGCTATGCTGGGGCAATCAAGCAACAGGAGTCACCGTCATGATCCGCTCGCTTACATGCGCCCTCTTCCTCGCGGTCTCCGCACCGTCGCTCGCGGCGCCGCCGACCGCTACCCCCGATTACAGCGCCGCGCTCGCCGATCCGGCACGCCCGGCCGCCGACCGCGAACGCGACACTGCGCGCAAACCCGGCGAATTGCTCGCGTTCGCAGAGATAACGCCCGGCGAACAGGTCGGCGATTTCGTGATGGGCGGCGGTTATGTCACCCGCCTGCTCGCCGCTGCGGTCGGCCCGGCGGGGCGCGTCTATGCCTTCCAGCCCGCCGAATTCATTGCCTTCAAGAAACAATATGGCGACGATCAGGCTGCGGTCGATGCCGCCTATGCCAATGTCGATGCGGTCGCCGGGCCGTTCGCCGCCCCGGCCTTTCCGGTGCCGCTCGACACGATCATCACGGTGCAGAATTTCCACGACCTGTATCTGAAGCCTTTCCCCGAGGGCACGGGCGACAAGGCGAGCGCGGCGCTGTTCGCGGCGCTCAAGCCCGGCGGGACGCTGATCGTCGTCGACCACAGCGCCGCCGACGGCACGGGAACGACGCTGTCCGACAGCCTGCACCGCATCGACAAGGCGGCGGTGGTCGCGGCACTAACCAAGGCAGGCTTTACGCTCGACGCCGAGAGCGACCTTTACAAACACGCCGACGACCCGCGCACCGCGAATGTGTTCGACGCCGCGATCCGCGGCAAGACCGACCAGTTCGCGCTGCGTTTCCGGAAACCGTGACGATGACGAACGACGACGAGGATTATGTCTATGACGAGGCGAGCGGCGAATGGCTGTCCGCCGCCGATGCGCGCGAACGCGCCGCAGCCGCTGCGGCGGGGCCCGAGGTGCGCGACGCCGTGGGCAACCTGCTCGCCGACGGCGATTCGGTGGTGCTGGTCAAGGACCTGACCGTCAAAGGCGCCGGCCAGACGCTGAAGGTCGGCACGGTGATCAAATCGATCCGCCTTACCGGCGACGATCAGGAAATCGACTGCCGCCACGATGGCATCAAGGGGCTGGTACTGCGCGCCGAATTCGTCCGCAAGCGCTAGAGGGGCTCGACCTTGCAATATCTCTATCTCGGCATCGCGATCGTCGCCGAAGTGATCGCGACCTCTTTTCTCAAGCAGTCGGACGGCTTTCGCCATATCGGCCCGACGCTGATCATGGCGGCGGGTTATATCGTCGCCTTTTATTTCCTGTCGCTGGCGCTGCGCGATATTCCGACCGGGGTCGCCTATGCGATCTGGTCCGGCGTCGGGATCGTGCTGATCGCGACCGTCGCGTGGGTGTTTCAGGGTCAGCGCCTCGACGCGCCCGCGATGATCGGCATGGCGCTGATCGTCGCGGGCGTCGCGGTGATGAACATCTGGTCGAAGACGGCCGCCCACTGACGGGCGGCCGCTTCAATTCTCAGGAAAACAGGGCCTTGCGCGGCCCCAGATAGCCGAACAGATAGGCACCGACCTTGCGCATCTGGATTTCCTCGGCGCCCTCGGTGATCCGGTAGCGGCGGTGGTGGCGGTAGATATGCTCGAACGGCTTGTGCCGTGAATAACCGATGCCGCCGTGGACCTGCATCGCGCGGTCGGCGGCTTCGCAGCACAGGCGGTTCGCCCAGTAATTGCACATGCTGACCTTGTCGGACAGGTTCCGCTCAATCTCTTTGTGCGGCATATTATCCATGTCCCACGCGGTCTTGCGGATCAGCAGGCGCAGCATTTCGGCCTGCGTCGCGAGTTCGACGAGCGGGAACTGGATCGCCTGATTCTTCGCCAGCGCCTCGCCGAACGGCTTGCGCTCGCGCGCGTATTTCACGCTTTCCTCGATGCAGAAGACTGCCGCGCCGAGCGATGACGCCGCTTGCCGGATGCGGTTCTGGTGAACGAAGCTCTGCGCGATCGACAGGCCGCCGCCGACCGGGCCCAATCGCGCACTATCCGGCACCCAGACGTCGGTGAAGGTCATGCGCGGATGGTCGGTCGGCATATTGAAGGTCCACATATATTCGTCGACCGTCATCCCCGGCGTGCCCGTCGGAACGAGCAGGCAGGAAATGCCCTTGGCATCGCCGTCGTTGCCGCTGGTGCGACAGAAGGTTGCGCAGTGGCTCGCGACATGCATGCCGGTGATCCACATCTTGCGGCCGTTGATCAGCCAGCCGTCAACGCCGTCGCGCGTTTCGCGCACCGCGCGCGTTTCCATATGCGTCGCGTCGCTGCCATGATCGGGTTCGGTCAGGCCGAAGGCGGTCCGCCGCTTGCCCTCGAAGCCGCCGAGGATGAACTCCTGTTTCTGCTCCTCGCTGGTCGCGAACTGTTCGAACATCTCGACGAAGGGGAAATTGCCGACGATGCTATGCTCGTTTTGCAGGTCGTTATGGAGGCCGAGGCCCTTGGCGGCGAAATGCTCGCGGATCACCGCCATCCATAGGTTCGACCCGTCCTTGCCACCATATTTTTTCGGCGCCGAAAAACGCCAGTGGCCCGCGGCGTCGGCCAGCCTCGTCGCCTGTTTGAGCAATTCCTCCCAATCGTGGCGCGGCAGCCCCTGATTGTCCCAGTCGGTGCGGCTGTGCTCGCGGCGATGGTCGAAGAAGCGGATATTGTCGTCGGCCAGCTCGAGCGGCCTGATCTCCGCCGCGATGAACGCATCGAGTTCGTCCAGATACGCCTGCAAGTCGGCGGGCATCGCAAAATCCATCTTTTCTTCTCCCTTATTCTATTCCTGCCCGCCCCAGAGCGACCGCGCGCGCGCCAGCGCGGCATATTTGGGACTGTCGACGGCGAGTTTGTCGAGCGCGGCGCGGCGTAGCGCCGCAAGCAGGCCGGGCTCGGCGAGCGTCCGGGCGCCCGCCAGCAGTGCGCCGGCCAGCGCGGCCTCTTCGGCGCACACCCCGGCATCGAGGTCGCGCATCACGATGCCGAGCGCGTTCATCGCCACCGCGACCTCGAACTTGTCATGGCCTTCGGCCCTGGGCTTGATCGCCTGTTCGAGCCAGTCGCGCACCGCCTGGACCATTTCGCGATTGACCGGTTCGCCCACCGGCCCGGGCGCGGCGGGCGGCGACGCGGGAAGCGTGCGAAGGCGTTCGACTTCGGGTGCTTCGGCTTCGAGCAGCAGCAGCAGGTCGAGTTCCTGCTCGGCGGTGCGGCGCCCGACGACGACGCGTTCGACGGTCGTGTCGGCGCCGCTGCGCCACGCCTGTCCCATCTGCAGGCAGCCGAGCGCCCACCACAGGGTGCGATAGACGAGCCAGAAATGAAAGCGGTCGCGGTCGACCGGCGCTCCGCCCGCCGCCTCATAGGCTGCGAAAAAATCGTCGAGCCCGCCGACGCCGAACGCCGGCTGGTCGAGGCGGCCGAAACGCCACACGGTCATGCAGCCATAGGCGAGATCCTCATGCGCGTCGCCCAGATGCGCGAGTTCCCAGTCGAGCACGACCGCAAGGCCGCCCGTCTCTTTGCCGACATCGACCATGATATTGCCCATGCGATAGTCGCCGTGGACAAGCACAGGATCGGCCGGTGCCGGCAGATGATCCTCGCACCATTTGATCGCGAGCGCGATCAGCGGGCGGTCGCCGCCGTAGGCCATGAACCGCGCCTTGAGTTCGGCGAGTGCCGCGGCGGTGTCCATCGTCGGGATCGCAGCGGGGATCGTCGCGCGCGGAAGCGCGTGCGTCCGCGCCAGTTCGCGCGCGAGATCGTCGAGCAGCGACGGCGGCGGGGCCGCCAATATCTTTGCCGGCGCGACTTCGGCGACGACGCGGTCCATGACATAGCCGGTGCCCATGCCGTCGCCGTCGCCCAGCACGCCGACCACCTCGGGCGCCCGCACGCCGCCCGCATGCGCCGCCATTACCAGCGCCGCCTCGTCGGCGTGGCCATAGGGGCGCCCCTCCATATATTCGGCCGACGGGGCGCGGCGCAGGACATAGCCCTTGCCGGCCCAATCGAATGCCCAGCTTTCCATATTGGCGCCGCCCGACAGGCGCATGAGCCGCTCGAGATTGCCGGGGCCGGCGACGCGGGTCATGAAGGCGGAGAGAGGTACACCGAGATCGTTCATTACTTAACCTTGCTAAGTATTTTTGCGGACCGCAAGCCGCAATCGCACCCGCTCCGACGCGGAGGGCCGGATCAGCCGGCGTGCGTTCGTCCGCGCTCCATCACGGCTTGCCGCCGCATTTCGACTTCCTCGGCGCGGACGCTGCGGTTCGCCGCCGAAGACCGTTCATGCTCCAGCGCCATGGCATCGCCGAACGGCAGCGCATGGCCATCGTCGATCAGCTTCTTGTAAGCGCGCACCATTGCCGGATCGGCGCTGGCGATATCGCGGGCCAGCGCCTGCGCCGCGGGCAGCAGCTCGCCCGGCGCGACGACGCGATTGACCAGTCCCCAGTCGCGCGCCGTACCGGCGTCGAGGAAATTGCCGGTCAGCGACAGTTCCTTGGCGCGAGAGATACCGATCAGCCGCGACAATTTCTGCGACAGCCCCCAGCCGGGCATCACGCCGACGCGGGCGTGGGTGTCGGCAAAGCGCGCGTCGGTCGATGCGATCAATATGTCGCACGCCAGCGCGACCTCGAACCCGCCGGTGATCGCGACCCCGTTGATGGCGCCGATCACCGGCTGCGGGCAGAGTTCGATCGCCTTGACCGGATTTTCGTCGGCACCGGTGGCGTTGGCGGCGCCGAGGTTGCTCGTATCGGTACCGAGTTCCTTGAGGTCGAGCCCGGCGGTGAAGGCGCGGGTGCCGGCACCGGTCAGCACGATCGCACGGACACTGTCGTCGGCGGCGAGCGTCCGCATCGTGCCGGCGAGCTCGGCGCGGAGCGCACGCGACAAGGCGTTCATCGCGTCGGGACGGTTGAGGGTGACGGTGGCGACAGCATCGTCGCGCGTGACGAGAACAAGGGTCATGCCGCCTTGTTGCCTGCGGCGCCGCAAAAGAAAAGGGGCCGGCGTTCACCGGCCCCTTCCCACTTTCGCGCGAAGATCAATCGCGCAGGCGCACCAGGTCGTTGAGCAGCCCTTCGGTGCCGCCCAACACCGTCAGCCGCTCGACCTTGCCCGCGATGCTTTCCAGCGCCTCGAGCTCCTTCAGGCGGAGCATGACCGGGTTTTCGGCCATAACCTTCGCCGTGTTGAGCAGCGAGCGCGTGGCGTTCGTTTCCTCACGCCGGCGGATGACATTCGCCTCCGCCTCCTTCTGCACCGCGACGACCTGGTTCAGGATTTCGCGCATCTCGCCCGGCAGGATCACGTCCTTGAGCGCGATGTCCGAAACCTCGACCCCGATCAGCGCCATGTCGGCACGGACCTTGTCCGCCGCCCCGGCGTCGACCGTCACCTTGTTTTCAAGGATCTGGTCGAGCGTCAGCGCGCCGAGCGTCTTGCGGAAGGCCAGCTGCAGCGCCCGGTAGAGCGCGTCGGCGAAATCCTTCACGCTCGTCACCGCGAGCAGCGGATCGGCAACGCGGTATTCCGCGCTGATGTTGATCCGCAGCGTCACGCGGTCGCGGGTCAGCATTTCCTGCCCGGTGACGTCGAGCGACTGGCGGGTCAGGTCGACCAGCTTGACGCCGATCTTCCGCCCCGGGTTCCAGTAACCGTAGACGCCCGGTTCGAGCCGGTCGGTCATGCGGCCGTCGATGCTGACGAGCGCGGTCTTGCCCTCGCCAACCTCGACCACCGTCACGAACTGCATCCGGTCCGTCTTCTGCAGACGCTGGAGCAGCTTCGGTTCGACCCGCACATTATCGACGATGTCGACGAGGCTCGCCTTCCACGGGCCCGCGTCGCTCCATACGATCAGCTTGGCGTCCGGACCGAGAATGGTGTTGATGATTCCATCGCGTTCGATGACAGCAATCTCGTTCTCGGCCGTACGGACCACCGTCAGATGCGTCGCCACATCCGCCGGCAGCTTGTCGAGTACCGCCTGTTCATAGGCCGATGCGAACATCATCCGGGCAAGCGGCTGGCGCTCGATGCGCAGCGAACCATCGCGGTTCTTCAGCACATGTTCGCCGGCACCCAGGATGCCGCGGACCTCGCCCTTGTAGAGCCAGACCGCCCGTTCGGTTTCATCGATGAGCACGCGCTTGCGGCCCATCAGGCTATCGATCAGTTGCTTCATCATTTCATTCACCATTCTTAATCCGCGTTACGTCACGCCGATTTCCTTTCTTGCTTGCGGTTGCACATTCCCCGTCAGCCCAAAGGGTCCGGGGACCGGCGGCATGGCGGCGGGCGGACAAGGCGCGAGCGAGCCTTGCAGCGCGCGGCACGGGGACGAACCGTTCGAAAACGGCGCGTCCCGGTCCCGGCGCAGCGCAGCCATCACCGCCTGTCGAGCCTTCCGGCATGGCGTCCGGACGAAGCCGTCCCGTTCACCGCCCAAAGGCGGCGAACAGGCGCAGCGCCCTTTCGCAAGCCGATCCCCGAAGCCCCAAGTTAAGGACCAGAACCTAAATCTGGCGGTCTTTGAAGGACCGTGTGGAGAGGGAGTCGAACCCTCGACACCTAGATTACAAGTCTAGTGCTCTACCCGCTGAGCTATCCATTGGGTCTTTTGACGGGAATCGAACCCGCGACCTCCGGTCTTGCGGACCGGCGCTCTCACCACTGAGCTACAAAAGTCGTCCAACCGACCAAACGTGGCGGCATCCGTACAGCGAACCGGCAGCGCCGGTCGATGCGGGCGGGCTTCGCGAAACCCCGATCCGTCGATGTCCGCCCCGCCGACTGGCCGGGGGACGGCGCCGTTAGGCTCGCCCGAAATAGAGCGCAAGTAAAAAATCGCACATAAGGAATATTTTATATCGGGATCGACTAGAGTGCGCCCCAGGAACGATAGTCTTCGACATGCGCATTGGGCCTGCGAAAACTGGTAAAACTCATGCTGGCCGACAGGTCTAGCGCTTCGACCTGATGCCACCATCCGACCGGCAAAAATATGGCTTCGCCGGGCTGGATGACTGTTTCGAGTATCGGCGGCACCGCCGAATCGCCGTTACCCGCTGGCAGCGCTTCATTGCCCCAGTCGGAGAAGCAATGGCGGCTGTTGCGCATCCGCGCATATGCCCATGGCGGCGCCATTCGCACGCGCTTGCGGCCCATGACCTGGACGAGCAGGTTGTTGGTGAGGTCGTGGTGCCAGGGGGTGAGCGTTCCCTTCGGCCCCAGCCAGAAAAAGCCGTCGCGCTCGCGCCGCGCGAGCAGCGTGATCGGCGCCATATCCTCCCAGAGCGGCGCGAGCGCCGCGGCATTGGCGCCACTGTTATAGGCGGTGAGATAGATGTCGTTGCTCGCCTCGTCGTTGCGCAACCAGTCGACCAGTTCGGCGAAGCGTATGAGGCGGCGGTGGTCGTCCTTCGCGAGCTCATAATCGGGATCGCGTTCGCGTTCGACCTGCGCCTCGACGACCGCGTCGCCCGCAACCGCCGCGAAATGATCGAGCGACCAGCGCGCGAGCGCTGGCCAATGATCGATCAGGCCGGTCAGCTTTGCGGGCCGGTTCGCCTCATAATAATGACGGTAGAAATGATCGGGCGCAGGCGCATCGAGCATATCGAGCATGAAGCCGCCGTCGGCCTCGCGCGCGAGCCGCTCCTGATTGGCGAGCAGCCAGCCCTGCTTCGCCATCCTCGCAGCCTGCCGCCGCAGCATCGCGGCCATCGGGTCCTTCGCCAGCCGGTCGATCTCGTACTTCGCCGCGGCCGCCGACACGCCCGCCGCCGCCAGCCGGGCGTGGAGCGCAGCATCGTCCTCGCCGGCCGCGAGGCCTTCGGCGAGCAGGGTTCGTTTATCGGGCTGGGGCATCGAACACTCCTCGGCTGCGCTCAAAGGACATTGCGATGACAAAAGGATGACAGCGTTAGTCGCCCGCGGGGCCCTGATAGTCCCGCCCATAGACCGCCGCGCGAAAGTCGTGGTGAAGAGTCCCGTCATAGGGGATGGTCTGAACGAAAAAGACCGCGGTCAGCCGGTTCGCGGGATCGACCCAGAACAGCGTCGATGCCATGCCGTCCCAGAAAAACTCGCCAGTCGCGCCGCGATTTTCCTGCGGTGTCTGCGGCGGCGCCTTGCGAACCGCGACATCGAGGCCGAAGCCGACCGCGCCCTTGCCGGGCAGCCACGCGCGTTCGGCAATCGCGGGATCGAGCTGGTCGGTCGCCATCAACCGCACCGTCGATGGTTTCAGGATGCGGGCGCCATCGAGCACCCCCTCGTTCAGCAACATGCGCGCGAAACGCTGATAATCGTCGAGCGTCGAGGCGAGCCCGAAACCGCCCGGGGTCAGTGCATGATCGACGAAGTTCAGCGTCCGCGCCGTTGCCGCGTCCTGCTGGACGAGTTTTCCGTCCTTTTTCACGTTCATCGCCGCGAAGCGCGGCAGCCGGTCGTCAGGCTGGCGCCATGCCGTCTCGGTCATCTTGAGCGGCGCGAAGATATGCGTGTTCACATAGGCGGCGAAGGGCTCGCCCGACAGTTTCTCGACCAGCGCCGCCTGCACGTCGACAGCGGCGCTATATTCCCACTGCTTGCCCGGATGGAATAGCAACGGCACGCTCGCGAGCCGGCGGCTCGCTTCGGCGAGCCGTATCGTCAGCGCCAGCGGATCGGCGGCAACATAAGCAGTGTGGACAGGGGTCGGCCCGCTGCCATAGGCGAAACCCGCCGTGTGACGCAGGATATCGCGGACGGTGATCGGCCGCTCGGCGGGTACGTAGCGCGGCTGGCCCGTCGCATCGACCCCGGCATAGACACGCATGTCGGCATATTCGGGGAGATATTTAGACAGCGGGTCGTCGAGCCGGAACCTGCCCTGTTCCCAGAGCTGCATCAGCGCGACCCCGGTCACCGGCTTGGTCATCGAATAGATTTGCGCGATCGTATCGCGGCGCATCGGCCGCTTCGCCTCTCGGTCCGCCATGCCCGCCGCGCCGAAGTAAACTTCGCGCCCGGCCTGCCAGATCAGCGCGGATGTCCCGGCGGCGCGGCCGTCGGCGACCATCGCGGCGAGCGCGGCGTCGATGCGCGCCTTGTCGATCGTCACCGTTTCCGCCGGGGCGGTTTGAGCCTGCGCCGCCGGAATCAACGCCGTGAACAGGGCGCTCGCCGTGACCATCGCCAGTGCCATTCGTCTGCCGCGCATGCGATCTCTCCCCGTCCCGGCGGTTCGCCGCGGTTCGGGACGCAGCAGATGGGATCGCGGGCGCGCGGTCAACCCGAATAGGTCTGCAATGCGTCTATTCGCCGGGGGCGCCTGCGGCCGGGGGCGCTTCGGCTGCGGTCAGGCTGCCATTCTGTACCAGCCACTGCGGATAACGCGCCTGCACCGACGCCATGATCCGGTCGACCGCGGCGGCGACCTCGGCGCCTTCTTCCTCGCGATCGCGCTGGACGACCACCCGCCTTGCCTGCGCGTCGAGCAGCACCCGGTCGCGCGGCACGAGATCGCCGACGGTCAGCCCGGCGAGAATCGCGCGGCTTTCGTCCTCGCGCTGTTCGAGCGCCGCGAGGCGCTGGTTCAGCCGTTCCTCGAACTGCGCGGCGGCGTTGGTCTGCTGCCGCAACTGGACGATGCTGACGCGCACGTCGCGGCGCGCCTTGTCGCGGACCGCGCGGGCCAGATTGGCGTTGAGCTGCGACGCATAGCGATCGACGAGCACCACGCCGTCGATCGCGATCTCGTCATTCTCGATCCGCACGTTCAGGCTGTCGACGCGGTCGTCCTTGCCGAGCAGCGCGGCAAGTTCAGACTGCACCGTCGTGCGCGCCCCGATTTCGCGGACGATGTTGTTGAGCGACAGCGCCAGCGGGATCGACAGGACACCGAGCGTCGCGACGATGCCGACCACCTGCATCGCGGTGTGCTGCCGCGTCAGCGACGGCCCGAAATGGTTGAGCCGCGCAACAATCGTCGCGGCGAAGGCGATGGCGAGCGTGTTGGTGAGGAAGAGCAGCGCGGCGCCGAGCGCGAAGTCCATCCGCCCCGTGACCAGCCCGAAACCGACGGTCGACAGCGGCGGGACGAGCGCGGTTGCAATTGCGACGCCAACCATCACGCCCGACAGCTTGCGCATGATCGCATAGACGCCGGCGATGCCGCCGACCACCGCGACGCCAAGGTCGAGCAGGGTCGGCTGGGTGCGCGCGCGCAGTTCGGGGGTAACGTCCTTGATCGGCGACAGCCAGATGATCAGCATCGCGACGAGAATCGCGACCGCCATCCCGGCGGCGAGCGTCACGAGCGAACGGCGGATCAAATTGCTTTCGATCGTCGCCAGCCCGAAGCCGATCCCCATGATCGGCCCCATCAGCGGCGACACCAGCATCGCGCCGATCACCACCGCAGCCGACCCTTGCAACAGGCCGAGCGTCGCGATGGCGGCGGCGAGGATGATCAGCAGCAGGAATTTGCGGTCGAGCCGCGCGTCGCGCGCGACGCTCGCCAGAATCAACGAGCGACCGTGGGCATCGCCCCCGGCCGCTTCGTCATGTTCGTCGTTCCGCGCCGCCCGGCGACCGCCGGCATTGAACGGCGCGTCGCCCAGTCCGGGCACCCCGGGATGATCGCCGGTCACGGGCGACCGCTTAGATTTTCCCGGTCAGTTCGGGAACGGCATTGAAGAGATCGGCGACGAGGCCGAAGTCGGCGACCTGGAAGATCGGGGCGTCCTCGTCCTTGTTGATCGCGACGATGGTCTTCGAATCCTTCATGCCGGCGAGATGCTGGATCGCGCCCGAGATGCCGATCGCGAAATAGACTTCCGGCGCGACGATCTTGCCGGTCTGGCCGACCTGATAGTCGTTGGGGACATAGCCCGCATCGACCGCAGCGCGCGAAGCGCCGAGCGCGGCGCCGAGCTTGTCGGCGAGCGGAACGATCACTTCCTCATACTTCTCGCTCGAACCGAGCGCACGGCCGCCCGAAACGATGATCTTGGCCGAGGTCAGTTCGGGACGCTCCGACTTGGCGATCTCGGCGCCGACAAAGCTCGACAGGCCGGCGTCGCCGCCTGCGCTGACCGCTTCGACTGCACCCGATCCGCCGCTCGTGGCTGCCTTTTCAAAAGCGGTGCCGCGGACGGTCAGGACGAGCTTCGCGTCCGAGCTTTCGACGGTCGCGATCGCGTTGCCGGCGTAGATCGGACGCGTGAAGGTCTTGGGACCTTCGACCGACAGGATTTCCGAAATCTGCATGACATCGAGCAGCGCGGCGACGCGCGGCGCGATATTCTTGCCGGTGGTCGTCGCGGGTGCGAGGAACGCATCATGCGAACCCATCAGGTCAGCGACGAGCGGCGCGATGTTTTCGGGAAGGTTGTTCGCAAAGGCGGCGTTATCAGCGACATGCACCTTGCCGACACCAGCGATGCCGGCGGCTTCCTTGGCGACTGCATCGACGCCCGAACCGGCGACGAGCAGATGGACTTCGCCGAGCTTCGCGGCGGCGGTGACCACCGCAAGCGTAGCGTCCTTGACGGCCCTGCCGTCATGTTCGACCCAAACCAGAGTTTTCATGAGTGCACTCCCAGAGCCTTGAGCTTGGCAACCAGTTCATCGACATCGGCGACCTTGATGCCGGCCGAGCGCGCGGCGGGTTCGCTGACCTTGACGGTCTTGACGCGCGGCGTGGTGTCGACGCCGTAATCGGCAGGCGACTTGGTATCGAGCGGCTTCGACTTCGCCTTCATGATGTTCGGCAGCGAAGCATAGCGCGGTTCGTTCAGGCGAAGATCGGTGGTGACGATCGCGGGAAGCTTGAGCTTCACCGTCTCGAGACCGCCGTCGACTTCGCGTGTCACATTGACGCTGTCGCCGTCGACATTCACCGCGCTGGCGAAGGTGCCTTGCGCCCAGCCGGTCAGCGCCGCGAGCATCTGGCCGGTCTGGTTGTTGTCGTCATCGATCGCCTGCTTGCCGAGAATGACAAGGCCGGGCTGTTCGGCGTCGGCGATCGCCTTGAAAATCTTCGCGAGTGCCAGCGGCTCAACCGCATCGTCGGTCTGCACGAGGATCGCGCGGTCGGCGCCCATCGCGAGCGCGGTGCGCAGCGTTTCCTGCGCCTTCGCCGGGCCGACAGACACGGCGACGATCTCGGTCGCGACGCCCTTTTCCTTCAGGCGAATCGCTTCTTCGACGCCGATCTCGTCGAACGGGTTCATCGACATCTTCACATTGGCGAGATCAACGCCGGTGCCGTCGGATTTGACCCGCGGCTTCACGTTGTAATCGAGCACCCGCTTCACGGGGACGAGGATTTTCATGGCTTTTAAAGCTCCTCTCGAAAAATTGTGCACTGCGCCATAGTTGCGCTTTACGTAAACGTCAACCAGCAGTCCCGCGCGCGCTCCCGGACGAGGAGCGCGCGTCTCTTATCATGCGACCGCGCGAACTTCCGCGACGATCTTCTTTGCCGCGTCGCCGAGATCGTTGGCCGCAACGATCGGCAGTCCCGAGTTGGCGAGGATGTCCTTGCCCTGCTGGACGTTGGTGCCCTCGAGGCGAACGACGAGCGGAACCGAGAGGTTCACTTCCTTCGCCGCCGCGACGATGCCGTCGGCGATGATGTCGCACTTCATGATGCCGCCGAAGATATTGACGAGGATGCCCTTCACGGCGGGATCCTTGAGAATGATCTTGAACGCCGCAGTGACCTTTTCCTTCGAAGCGCCGCCGCCGACGTCGAGGAAGTTGGCGGGGAATTCGCCGTTCAGCTTGATGATGTCCATCGTCGACATCGCGAGGCCGGCGCCGTTGACCATGCAGCCGATGTTGCCGTCGAGCTTGATGTAGGCGAGGTCATATTCCGACGCCTCGACCTCGGCCGGGTCTTCTTCGGTCAGGTCGCGCAATTCGGCGAGGTCCTTGTGACGGAACATCGCGTTGCCGTCGAACCCGACCTTGGCGTCGAGCACGAGCAGTTCGTCACCATCCTTGCCTGCACACACGGCGAGCGGGTTGATTTCGATCTGTTCGGCGTCGGTGCCGAGGAACGCTGCATAAAGCCCAGCGAGAACCTTGGCGGCCTGCTTGGCGAGGTCGCCTTCCAGCCCGAGAGCCGCGGCGACGCTGCGGCCATGGTGCGGCTGGAGGCCCGTGGCTGGATCGATGGTGATCGTGTGGATCTTTTCCGGCGTGTCGTGCGCGACGGTTTCGATGTCCATGCCACCCTCGGTCGAGGCGACGACCGCGATACGGCTGCTGGCGCGGTCGACGAGCAGCGCGAGGTAGAATTCCTGCTTAATGTCGGCGCCGTCGGTGATGTAGAGCCGGTTGACCTGCTTGCCGG encodes:
- a CDS encoding serine hydrolase domain-containing protein, whose amino-acid sequence is MRGRRMALAMVTASALFTALIPAAQAQTAPAETVTIDKARIDAALAAMVADGRAAGTSALIWQAGREVYFGAAGMADREAKRPMRRDTIAQIYSMTKPVTGVALMQLWEQGRFRLDDPLSKYLPEYADMRVYAGVDATGQPRYVPAERPITVRDILRHTAGFAYGSGPTPVHTAYVAADPLALTIRLAEASRRLASVPLLFHPGKQWEYSAAVDVQAALVEKLSGEPFAAYVNTHIFAPLKMTETAWRQPDDRLPRFAAMNVKKDGKLVQQDAATARTLNFVDHALTPGGFGLASTLDDYQRFARMLLNEGVLDGARILKPSTVRLMATDQLDPAIAERAWLPGKGAVGFGLDVAVRKAPPQTPQENRGATGEFFWDGMASTLFWVDPANRLTAVFFVQTIPYDGTLHHDFRAAVYGRDYQGPAGD
- a CDS encoding cupin-like domain-containing protein; the encoded protein is MPQPDKRTLLAEGLAAGEDDAALHARLAAAGVSAAAAKYEIDRLAKDPMAAMLRRQAARMAKQGWLLANQERLAREADGGFMLDMLDAPAPDHFYRHYYEANRPAKLTGLIDHWPALARWSLDHFAAVAGDAVVEAQVERERDPDYELAKDDHRRLIRFAELVDWLRNDEASNDIYLTAYNSGANAAALAPLWEDMAPITLLARRERDGFFWLGPKGTLTPWHHDLTNNLLVQVMGRKRVRMAPPWAYARMRNSRHCFSDWGNEALPAGNGDSAVPPILETVIQPGEAIFLPVGWWHQVEALDLSASMSFTSFRRPNAHVEDYRSWGAL
- a CDS encoding DUF389 domain-containing protein gives rise to the protein MTGDHPGVPGLGDAPFNAGGRRAARNDEHDEAAGGDAHGRSLILASVARDARLDRKFLLLIILAAAIATLGLLQGSAAVVIGAMLVSPLMGPIMGIGFGLATIESNLIRRSLVTLAAGMAVAILVAMLIIWLSPIKDVTPELRARTQPTLLDLGVAVVGGIAGVYAIMRKLSGVMVGVAIATALVPPLSTVGFGLVTGRMDFALGAALLFLTNTLAIAFAATIVARLNHFGPSLTRQHTAMQVVGIVATLGVLSIPLALSLNNIVREIGARTTVQSELAALLGKDDRVDSLNVRIENDEIAIDGVVLVDRYASQLNANLARAVRDKARRDVRVSIVQLRQQTNAAAQFEERLNQRLAALEQREDESRAILAGLTVGDLVPRDRVLLDAQARRVVVQRDREEEGAEVAAAVDRIMASVQARYPQWLVQNGSLTAAEAPPAAGAPGE
- a CDS encoding slipin family protein, encoding MMKQLIDSLMGRKRVLIDETERAVWLYKGEVRGILGAGEHVLKNRDGSLRIERQPLARMMFASAYEQAVLDKLPADVATHLTVVRTAENEIAVIERDGIINTILGPDAKLIVWSDAGPWKASLVDIVDNVRVEPKLLQRLQKTDRMQFVTVVEVGEGKTALVSIDGRMTDRLEPGVYGYWNPGRKIGVKLVDLTRQSLDVTGQEMLTRDRVTLRINISAEYRVADPLLAVTSVKDFADALYRALQLAFRKTLGALTLDQILENKVTVDAGAADKVRADMALIGVEVSDIALKDVILPGEMREILNQVVAVQKEAEANVIRRREETNATRSLLNTAKVMAENPVMLRLKELEALESIAGKVERLTVLGGTEGLLNDLVRLRD
- a CDS encoding electron transfer flavoprotein subunit alpha/FixB family protein, giving the protein MKTLVWVEHDGRAVKDATLAVVTAAAKLGEVHLLVAGSGVDAVAKEAAGIAGVGKVHVADNAAFANNLPENIAPLVADLMGSHDAFLAPATTTGKNIAPRVAALLDVMQISEILSVEGPKTFTRPIYAGNAIATVESSDAKLVLTVRGTAFEKAATSGGSGAVEAVSAGGDAGLSSFVGAEIAKSERPELTSAKIIVSGGRALGSSEKYEEVIVPLADKLGAALGASRAAVDAGYVPNDYQVGQTGKIVAPEVYFAIGISGAIQHLAGMKDSKTIVAINKDEDAPIFQVADFGLVADLFNAVPELTGKI